From Dehalococcoidia bacterium, a single genomic window includes:
- a CDS encoding PQQ-binding-like beta-propeller repeat protein, with translation MLRYVLIGLAAFAIVGWIGYVNFDPFASLEPPTSTISALPGEREWAMFRRDPAHTGADVHGGSVPYGEVMWQFRAREPIRSSPALVDGRVYIGTGDHRVVALEARTGETVWEHEATGPVDWSVAVAGGMVFLGLRDARVLALDVDTGDVRWEYRTRGPIHGSPAVDRGELYVGSDDFGIYALDAMTGEERWVYRTGGRVTSSPAANEDVVAVTSEDKYLYVLDRTTGRPRLDFQLTTGSGSPALTGSYVLAIDGLGRLTAIDWRKDDKPFEKLVTRVGLQLFAWGILDDVPNQRGFEWSYQPVGDNLVGEPAVASGTVYVSGASGVMYALDLATGRPIWEFRAESSLERSPSAWADFVYLADSGGILYTIDARTGAKLWQVDIGGPATASPVIAGGELYVTSTDGGLTAIFTPYYIGPNRYPSPSGHRHSQ, from the coding sequence ATGCTGCGATACGTGCTAATAGGACTCGCCGCTTTCGCTATCGTTGGCTGGATCGGCTACGTAAACTTTGATCCTTTCGCATCGCTGGAGCCGCCCACGTCCACAATCAGTGCCTTGCCCGGTGAGAGGGAATGGGCGATGTTCCGGCGCGACCCTGCCCACACTGGCGCCGACGTCCATGGCGGCTCTGTGCCCTACGGCGAGGTGATGTGGCAGTTCAGGGCTCGTGAGCCCATCAGGTCTTCGCCTGCATTGGTAGATGGGCGCGTGTACATAGGCACTGGCGACCACAGGGTGGTAGCACTTGAAGCCAGGACAGGGGAGACCGTGTGGGAGCATGAGGCAACCGGGCCGGTCGACTGGTCAGTAGCCGTAGCAGGAGGCATGGTATTCCTCGGGCTCCGGGATGCACGAGTGCTCGCCCTGGATGTCGACACGGGAGACGTGAGGTGGGAGTACCGCACCAGAGGGCCAATACACGGGTCCCCCGCCGTGGACCGGGGCGAGCTTTACGTCGGCTCTGACGACTTCGGTATCTACGCGCTCGATGCCATGACGGGAGAAGAGCGCTGGGTTTACAGGACCGGAGGTCGGGTAACCTCAAGTCCCGCGGCGAATGAGGACGTGGTCGCCGTCACGTCAGAGGACAAGTACCTGTACGTGCTGGACAGGACTACGGGCAGACCTCGTCTGGACTTTCAGTTGACGACGGGCAGCGGTTCTCCGGCCTTGACCGGCTCTTATGTGCTGGCGATCGACGGGCTGGGAAGGCTGACGGCGATAGACTGGCGAAAGGACGATAAACCCTTCGAGAAACTCGTGACACGGGTGGGTCTCCAGCTCTTCGCCTGGGGGATACTGGATGACGTTCCCAACCAGCGGGGGTTCGAGTGGAGCTATCAGCCGGTAGGGGACAATCTAGTAGGCGAGCCTGCTGTGGCGTCGGGAACAGTGTATGTGTCTGGTGCTTCGGGAGTTATGTATGCCCTGGACCTGGCAACGGGTCGTCCGATCTGGGAATTTCGCGCGGAGTCGAGCCTCGAACGCTCACCGTCAGCATGGGCCGACTTCGTCTACCTGGCCGACTCCGGCGGCATACTCTACACCATCGACGCCCGGACAGGCGCGAAACTGTGGCAGGTAGACATAGGCGGTCCCGCGACCGCGAGTCCTGTCATTGCTGGGGGAGAACTCTACGTGACGTCCACCGACGGCGGGCTGACCGCGATTTTCACTCCATACTATATCGGACCCAATAGGTACCCTAGTCCATCTGGGCATCGACATTCACAGTGA
- a CDS encoding redoxin domain-containing protein: protein MELNESYEDIKALNAEIVAVSTDSLADSQWVIDNVGLEYPILYDPEITTVADYGVFNLLGDELATSSTFLIDTNGVIRWFHAAEDLEDQVPTSTVLEQLRLLES from the coding sequence GTGGAGCTGAACGAGAGCTATGAGGACATCAAGGCGCTGAACGCGGAAATCGTTGCAGTCAGCACTGACAGCCTGGCCGACTCTCAATGGGTGATAGACAACGTGGGGCTTGAGTACCCGATTCTCTACGATCCGGAGATTACCACGGTGGCTGACTACGGTGTGTTCAACCTTCTCGGCGACGAGCTGGCTACGTCGTCGACGTTCCTTATAGACACGAACGGAGTCATCCGGTGGTTCCACGCCGCAGAGGACCTCGAAGACCAGGTTCCAACGTCCACAGTGCTGGAGCAACTGAGGCTCCTGGAGAGCTAA
- a CDS encoding ABC transporter substrate-binding protein, protein MVRLLVTIALFGVIAALVAGCSSSTEDSTSTSEAPSSAQSVATVAPAPQAQQAAPAPTSAPVVKQQPAPAAPAAPAATAAPVVAPVEVESSTMIASEFIADTAKALGVPVSYIPIPDPYEPVYGGSAAVGTLEWVVPSYWDWSIKMGHWNGALSHYAEGLGMFHYGPEYSPVDYSSQPGVAEAWDISGDGMTYTFDIRKGVKWGIDTGGIHKWLADDVDVDADVTAHDYVAAAGISFGIEASSYIPKFNMIDGPDSFKALDDYTLQITTNQPSAPLIFQLTHKGPWILGRQGVDKRIADEGLELQEAINDIRVQIGTGPWIIEEWEPANHITFTKNPDYWGTDGKGNQIPFLDQMTIHGIQDERLQDAAFRTGKLGGITLETCGLSPQRYQDIKKSNPDTNFEVFVDPMNVRGLGMNWGESGDGEGKPWGDQRVRHAMQLAIDKEGWVESILIGWGLPYPTPLAPGNQWWLQPGQYGDSDGDGVSGEDLMKYDPMKAKELLAEAGYADGFDAVLHSTHGVGATWFSESELIAESLRNIGINVTMDVKDGAARSAARTAGEFDFIYEFPCWGFEPVDWFGPCYFSPEQKQSQPVSGLVDLELDRMIVEMNQKLDAEERFEAVADLQRYLMEKQYYIYATNWIQIVAIAPWFKNYSFHYTHQIGQGTARAWVEQ, encoded by the coding sequence ATGGTTAGACTGTTAGTCACAATTGCCTTGTTTGGAGTCATTGCCGCACTTGTAGCAGGGTGCAGCTCGTCAACTGAAGACTCCACAAGTACGTCGGAGGCACCGTCTTCCGCCCAGTCTGTGGCAACTGTCGCCCCTGCGCCCCAGGCTCAGCAGGCGGCACCAGCCCCAACGTCAGCGCCGGTAGTCAAGCAGCAACCCGCTCCTGCGGCACCTGCAGCTCCGGCCGCAACGGCCGCACCGGTCGTGGCCCCCGTTGAAGTGGAAAGCTCCACCATGATCGCCTCCGAGTTCATCGCCGATACGGCGAAGGCCCTAGGTGTACCAGTCAGCTATATCCCCATACCTGATCCGTACGAGCCGGTCTACGGTGGCTCCGCAGCGGTCGGGACGCTCGAATGGGTGGTCCCCAGTTATTGGGACTGGTCAATCAAGATGGGGCACTGGAACGGTGCGCTGAGTCACTATGCTGAAGGGCTCGGCATGTTCCACTATGGCCCCGAGTACAGCCCGGTTGACTACTCGTCTCAGCCCGGCGTCGCTGAGGCATGGGATATCTCGGGTGATGGCATGACCTACACCTTTGACATCCGAAAGGGCGTCAAGTGGGGCATCGATACCGGAGGAATCCACAAGTGGCTTGCTGACGACGTCGACGTCGACGCGGACGTCACCGCACACGACTACGTCGCCGCAGCCGGGATTTCTTTCGGGATAGAAGCCAGCTCGTACATTCCCAAGTTCAACATGATAGACGGCCCAGACTCCTTCAAGGCGCTGGACGACTACACGCTTCAGATCACGACGAACCAGCCATCCGCACCCCTGATCTTCCAGCTAACACACAAGGGGCCATGGATACTGGGACGCCAGGGCGTTGACAAGCGAATTGCCGACGAGGGTCTGGAACTCCAGGAGGCCATCAACGACATCAGGGTCCAGATCGGGACCGGACCGTGGATCATCGAGGAGTGGGAGCCCGCAAACCACATCACCTTCACGAAGAACCCCGACTATTGGGGAACTGACGGGAAGGGCAACCAGATACCGTTCCTGGACCAGATGACTATCCACGGCATACAGGATGAGCGTCTTCAGGACGCCGCGTTCCGCACCGGCAAGCTCGGTGGAATCACTCTCGAGACCTGCGGACTGAGCCCGCAGCGATACCAGGACATCAAGAAGTCCAACCCCGACACCAACTTCGAGGTCTTCGTGGACCCGATGAACGTGCGTGGGCTTGGCATGAACTGGGGCGAGAGTGGAGACGGCGAAGGCAAGCCGTGGGGCGACCAGCGAGTCCGACACGCGATGCAGCTAGCCATCGACAAGGAAGGCTGGGTGGAGAGCATCCTGATCGGATGGGGTCTCCCATATCCAACTCCGTTGGCGCCAGGCAACCAGTGGTGGCTGCAGCCGGGCCAGTACGGTGATTCCGACGGCGACGGCGTAAGCGGCGAGGACCTGATGAAGTACGACCCGATGAAGGCGAAGGAGTTGCTGGCCGAAGCCGGATACGCTGATGGCTTCGACGCGGTGCTCCACTCCACTCACGGTGTCGGGGCAACCTGGTTCAGCGAGTCTGAGCTCATCGCCGAGTCTCTGCGTAACATCGGCATCAACGTGACGATGGACGTCAAGGACGGTGCTGCCCGTTCAGCGGCCCGCACTGCTGGCGAGTTCGACTTCATCTACGAGTTCCCATGCTGGGGATTCGAGCCGGTGGACTGGTTCGGACCCTGCTATTTCTCCCCTGAGCAGAAGCAGTCCCAGCCAGTTTCAGGTCTCGTTGACCTCGAGCTCGACAGAATGATCGTCGAGATGAACCAGAAGCTCGACGCCGAAGAGCGCTTCGAAGCAGTTGCCGATCTTCAGCGTTACCTGATGGAGAAGCAGTACTACATCTATGCGACAAACTGGATCCAGATAGTCGCCATAGCACCGTGGTTCAAGAATTACAGCTTCCACTACACCCACCAGATCGGCCAGGGCACTGCCCGAGCGTGGGTCGAACAGTAG
- a CDS encoding ABC transporter permease: protein MSIEIEQDLRRKRLNPWLDFVVRIFKEKPLSAVGLVIVCLLLLMALSAQWIAPHDYREQVLDEALLGHSLDHPLGTDQIGRDQLSRIIVGAQVSMIVGFSCVIGFLFVAIIIGMGSGYVGGAIDIVVQRVVDGWMTIPTLILLLAMVAVVGQGMWQIIFILSIDRGISTSRVLRGEALYLKESTYVEAARAMGAGNMRVFLVHIVPNAFASIIVMATISLGVFILAEASLSFLGYGIPPPFPTWGSMLSGSALGFMARAPWIAIWPGVALTLAVWAFNMLGDGMRDLLDPRLRGSG, encoded by the coding sequence ATGAGCATCGAGATCGAACAGGATCTCAGACGCAAGCGGCTCAATCCCTGGCTGGACTTCGTTGTGCGTATCTTCAAGGAGAAGCCGCTGAGTGCGGTAGGGCTGGTGATCGTCTGCTTGCTGCTGCTCATGGCCCTCAGTGCGCAGTGGATCGCTCCCCACGACTACAGGGAGCAGGTACTCGACGAGGCGTTGCTGGGCCACAGCCTCGACCACCCACTGGGTACCGACCAGATAGGTCGCGATCAGCTCAGCCGCATAATCGTGGGCGCACAGGTCTCCATGATCGTTGGCTTCTCATGCGTGATAGGGTTCCTGTTTGTTGCCATCATCATCGGCATGGGCTCAGGGTATGTCGGCGGAGCAATCGACATCGTCGTGCAGAGAGTAGTCGATGGCTGGATGACCATTCCCACGCTGATTCTGCTGCTGGCGATGGTGGCCGTCGTGGGTCAGGGCATGTGGCAGATCATCTTCATACTCTCTATCGACCGCGGAATCAGCACGTCCCGCGTTCTGCGAGGTGAGGCGCTCTACCTGAAGGAGAGCACCTACGTCGAAGCGGCGCGTGCGATGGGCGCCGGAAACATGCGCGTCTTCCTCGTTCACATCGTCCCGAACGCATTCGCTTCCATCATCGTCATGGCCACCATCAGTCTTGGAGTGTTCATCCTCGCAGAGGCGTCTCTCAGCTTCCTGGGCTACGGCATTCCGCCACCGTTCCCGACCTGGGGTTCGATGCTCAGCGGCTCGGCACTGGGATTCATGGCCCGCGCACCGTGGATAGCCATCTGGCCCGGCGTCGCGCTAACCCTGGCGGTCTGGGCCTTCAACATGCTCGGCGACGGAATGCGCGACCTCCTCGACCCCAGACTGCGGGGCAGCGGGTAG
- a CDS encoding ABC transporter permease, whose translation MRQYLVRRLILMIPGVLFLTIFVFSMVRIVPGDVIEVIVGMQGGGRGGYMSEEMKDKVRSQLGIDKPIYVQYFVWMGQIARGDLGESLFSKIPVVDSLKKRYSVTLELIIITMIVMVVWGLAIGIISATYQDTWIDYILRSVAVLGLSMPYFWVAILVVVFGSIIFNWSPPLGVNHFMDGPRLNLEQFLLPAAILGISQGSAVARMTRATILEIVRQDYVRTARAKGLGDRIILTRHTLRNALIPVVSLIGITFAFSLGGTVILEQIWSLPGVGTLMLKAIQQRDYPVIQGIILVLGLLVMVTNLLVDLSYAWLNPRIRYN comes from the coding sequence ATGCGGCAGTACCTAGTTCGCCGACTAATTCTGATGATTCCCGGTGTGCTGTTCCTGACGATTTTCGTCTTTTCGATGGTCAGGATTGTGCCCGGTGACGTCATCGAAGTCATAGTCGGGATGCAGGGCGGCGGTCGCGGCGGATATATGTCCGAGGAGATGAAGGACAAGGTCCGTTCCCAACTCGGTATAGACAAGCCGATCTACGTACAGTACTTCGTATGGATGGGGCAGATAGCGCGCGGCGACCTGGGAGAGTCCCTGTTCAGCAAGATTCCCGTCGTCGATTCCCTCAAGAAGCGGTACAGCGTTACGCTCGAACTCATCATCATTACGATGATTGTGATGGTGGTCTGGGGGCTGGCAATTGGGATAATCTCTGCCACTTACCAGGATACCTGGATAGACTACATATTACGCAGTGTTGCTGTACTTGGGCTTTCCATGCCCTATTTCTGGGTTGCGATACTCGTTGTCGTATTTGGCTCCATCATTTTCAACTGGTCGCCTCCACTGGGAGTCAACCACTTCATGGATGGACCACGTCTCAATCTCGAGCAGTTCCTCCTTCCGGCAGCGATTCTAGGCATTTCGCAGGGCTCTGCCGTGGCACGGATGACCAGGGCGACCATCCTTGAAATCGTCCGTCAAGACTACGTCCGTACAGCCCGAGCGAAGGGACTTGGTGACCGCATCATCCTGACCCGGCACACGCTGAGGAACGCCCTGATCCCCGTGGTCAGCCTGATCGGTATCACGTTTGCATTCTCGCTCGGCGGGACAGTCATTCTGGAGCAGATCTGGTCCCTGCCGGGTGTAGGCACCTTGATGCTCAAGGCCATTCAGCAGCGAGACTACCCCGTGATCCAGGGCATAATCCTCGTTCTCGGTCTGCTGGTTATGGTGACCAATCTGCTAGTCGATCTCAGCTACGCCTGGCTCAACCCCAGGATTCGGTACAACTAG